One genomic window of Sporosarcina ureae includes the following:
- a CDS encoding TRAP transporter large permease → MIILIGLVIFLAFLIIGAPIWLSLSISGGTILFGFLGLPIETVVSQYLIATDSWILLAIPYFLLAGNLMTDLGMAKRMLKFITNLVGHLPGGMPSAAVLSCVIFGALSGSSAATVVAVGAMVVPQMLKLGYSKEQSMGIVATSGTLGQMIPPSVYMIVYASMTQQDVGMMFMAGIIPGLFIATVLIITAVILTYKVKPMSQVRPSKKEIIKSFLYGLPSLLMPIIILGGIYLGIFTPTEAAAIAVVYVLLISYIFNRKDFKKKNIIKSFIASIKTTTVIYLLLCGAVLFSTALMYIQVPAQITQFVSELSVPSWLILLAILGLYIIFGMFLDALPILYITIPIVFPTILALGYDPVHFGVITVACMMISQVTPPVGISLFVLSGHFKVKVTTVIRGSVPYLIALVLATIVLIYVPWFSTVLTK, encoded by the coding sequence ATGATTATATTAATTGGTCTAGTTATATTTTTAGCTTTTTTAATTATAGGAGCTCCGATATGGCTTAGTTTAAGTATAAGTGGGGGAACAATACTCTTTGGTTTTTTAGGTCTACCTATTGAAACTGTTGTGTCGCAATATTTAATTGCAACTGACAGTTGGATTTTATTGGCTATTCCGTATTTTTTATTGGCAGGTAATTTAATGACTGATTTAGGAATGGCAAAAAGAATGTTGAAATTCATTACAAACTTAGTTGGTCATTTACCCGGTGGAATGCCATCTGCCGCAGTATTGTCCTGTGTGATTTTCGGAGCGCTATCTGGCTCATCTGCCGCAACGGTTGTAGCTGTTGGGGCAATGGTTGTTCCACAGATGCTCAAACTTGGTTATTCAAAAGAACAAAGTATGGGGATCGTTGCAACTTCTGGTACTTTAGGACAAATGATCCCGCCTAGTGTTTATATGATTGTTTATGCATCAATGACTCAACAAGATGTCGGAATGATGTTTATGGCGGGAATAATACCTGGACTATTTATTGCAACCGTATTGATTATTACTGCTGTTATTTTGACATATAAAGTAAAACCAATGTCACAAGTTAGACCAAGTAAGAAAGAAATTATCAAATCATTCCTCTATGGATTACCTTCATTATTAATGCCGATTATCATACTGGGCGGTATTTATTTAGGTATATTCACACCAACTGAAGCAGCAGCAATTGCGGTTGTCTACGTACTTCTAATTAGTTACATTTTTAATCGTAAGGATTTTAAAAAGAAAAATATTATTAAAAGTTTTATTGCTTCAATCAAAACAACGACTGTCATTTACTTATTATTATGTGGAGCAGTTTTGTTTTCAACAGCATTAATGTATATACAAGTTCCGGCTCAAATCACTCAATTTGTATCTGAGTTAAGCGTCCCGAGTTGGCTTATTTTACTAGCAATTTTAGGGCTATATATCATATTCGGTATGTTTTTGGACGCATTACCAATCTTATATATTACTATTCCAATTGTTTTCCCTACAATTCTTGCATTAGGTTATGATCCGGTGCATTTTGGTGTAATTACAGTAGCATGTATGATGATTTCACAAGTAACGCCACCTGTTGGTATTAGTTTGTTCGTATTAAGTGGTCACTTTAAAGTAAAGGTAACTACAGTCATAAGGGGATCTGTTCCTTATTTAATTGCGCTAGTTTTAGCTACAATTGTACTTATATACGTACCCTGGTTCAGTACTGTACTAACAAAATAA
- a CDS encoding TRAP transporter small permease, producing the protein MEKINVLDKITDNLDKLLEYFAIAMLGISVLLAFSNVIMRYAFGISHEILAEISIYTIVYGVFFYMGPLIRQNEHIKMSALHEILSEEVLVYIDLLINIVLALTFAFLIYGGYNWSFSLLGMNIKTLSGGMLLFVPALAILIGMIIGLLYSILEIIKGIKTISDR; encoded by the coding sequence ATGGAAAAAATAAACGTGTTAGATAAAATAACTGATAATTTAGATAAATTATTGGAATACTTCGCTATTGCAATGTTGGGAATTAGTGTTTTATTAGCTTTCTCAAATGTGATAATGCGATATGCATTTGGAATTTCACACGAAATTTTAGCAGAAATTTCGATTTATACGATTGTTTATGGCGTGTTTTTCTATATGGGACCATTAATTAGACAAAATGAACATATTAAAATGAGTGCATTACATGAAATACTTAGTGAAGAAGTTTTGGTTTATATTGATTTACTAATTAATATAGTCCTTGCTCTAACATTTGCTTTTTTAATCTATGGTGGATATAACTGGTCATTTTCTTTACTAGGGATGAATATAAAAACTTTATCCGGTGGAATGTTATTATTCGTCCCAGCGCTAGCGATTTTAATTGGAATGATTATTGGATTACTTTATTCAATACTAGAAATAATAAAAGGTATTAAAACGATAAGCGACAGATAG
- a CDS encoding TRAP transporter substrate-binding protein, whose translation MKRRLLLLLVAMALLVLTACGGEDEKEKVAVNKENDDEEYVLRLVHSHPQASMHHKYVEWFDEEVQKRSNGRLKIETYSDGQLMPSDQEIPAMLQGQADMVHSSSAIAGSFDPIWHFFDLPFLFNYDPNDNDVYLDNKKAFIDSENGGRKIAGLMESKGVKVLSMSSTDMYGTIWTGDEKRVITSPESAKGLKIRVPGGPIASETLKLVGASGTSIPGPELPTALQQGVVDGMVIVPLYVYDSKLPIKTQSLYPLISYVMPVMISMDKFNSLPEDLQEILVETGRDLEEYADKLVREKGKDVFEKLESDYGVKTYYPTDEEIEDWKEATKGMYDSYAKTEPRAAEFIEEAERIKEEMK comes from the coding sequence ATGAAAAGAAGATTACTTTTACTGCTCGTAGCAATGGCATTGTTAGTACTAACGGCTTGTGGTGGCGAAGACGAGAAAGAAAAAGTTGCTGTTAACAAAGAAAATGATGACGAAGAATATGTATTAAGATTAGTACATTCACACCCACAGGCTTCAATGCACCATAAATATGTTGAATGGTTTGATGAGGAAGTTCAAAAACGTAGTAATGGACGTTTGAAAATTGAAACCTATTCAGATGGTCAGCTAATGCCGAGTGATCAGGAAATTCCGGCCATGCTTCAAGGGCAAGCTGATATGGTTCACTCAAGTTCAGCAATTGCCGGCAGTTTCGATCCAATTTGGCACTTCTTCGATTTACCATTTCTATTTAACTATGACCCGAATGATAACGACGTATATTTAGACAACAAGAAAGCTTTTATTGATAGTGAAAATGGTGGAAGAAAAATTGCTGGACTTATGGAATCCAAAGGGGTTAAAGTACTTTCAATGAGCTCCACTGATATGTACGGTACTATTTGGACCGGAGATGAAAAGAGAGTAATCACCAGCCCCGAAAGTGCTAAAGGTTTAAAAATTAGAGTCCCAGGAGGCCCAATAGCTTCAGAGACTTTAAAATTGGTAGGGGCAAGCGGAACATCAATTCCAGGACCTGAATTACCAACAGCATTACAACAAGGCGTAGTAGATGGCATGGTTATTGTTCCATTATATGTATACGACAGTAAATTACCAATTAAAACCCAATCGCTTTATCCGTTAATTAGTTATGTTATGCCAGTAATGATTTCGATGGATAAGTTCAATTCATTACCAGAAGATCTACAAGAAATTTTAGTTGAAACAGGCAGAGACTTAGAAGAGTATGCAGATAAGTTAGTAAGAGAAAAAGGCAAAGATGTCTTCGAAAAGCTTGAAAGTGATTATGGCGTGAAAACCTACTATCCAACAGATGAAGAAATTGAAGATTGGAAAGAGGCAACAAAGGGCATGTACGATAGTTACGCAAAAACTGAACCGCGAGCGGCAGAATTTATTGAAGAAGCAGAAAGAATTAAAGAAGAAATGAAATAG